From the Leptospira biflexa serovar Patoc strain 'Patoc 1 (Paris)' genome, one window contains:
- the nhaA gene encoding Na+/H+ antiporter NhaA — MEKIGKIASIKREAAIYKLTNSFRWFSEFGATGGLILFFISIIALVWANSPFQNFYEDFKNINLTFSVGSFVISKGLILWINDALMAIFFFVVGLEIKREFLVGELSDIRKATFPIFAAIGGMLVPALIYYLFNQEGDLRNGWGIPMATDIAFALGFLALLGSRVPVSLKVFLTALAIVDDIGAVVVIGLFYTETIHMIPIVCAGFIFITLIFGNSLGIRTPWFYFIFGIFLWIAFLKSGIHATVSGVLAAFTIPSKSLVDGHLFVKEGKSLLNEFEKSISNANTTKNSQILLTTKQESVVSTMETACEYILPPLFRLEHSILPWVTFVIMPIFALANAGITMQGDFFSSLYHPVTYGVIGGLFFGKPIGIFIFSFFAVKLGISKLPEHTSWSQVIGIGFFAGIGFTMSIFVASLAFANANHSLTNSKIGILLGSFISLVVGMVVLYFQKKK, encoded by the coding sequence ATGGAAAAAATTGGAAAAATCGCTTCGATCAAAAGAGAAGCGGCTATTTACAAATTAACAAATTCCTTTCGATGGTTTTCAGAATTTGGAGCTACCGGTGGTCTGATCCTATTTTTTATTTCGATTATAGCTTTAGTTTGGGCGAATTCTCCCTTCCAAAACTTTTATGAAGATTTTAAAAACATAAACCTTACATTTTCCGTTGGAAGTTTTGTAATTTCCAAAGGACTCATCCTTTGGATCAACGATGCTCTAATGGCAATTTTTTTCTTTGTTGTAGGTTTAGAAATCAAACGAGAATTTTTAGTTGGAGAACTTTCAGATATTCGTAAGGCAACATTTCCGATCTTTGCGGCAATCGGAGGGATGTTAGTGCCAGCCTTGATATATTATCTTTTTAATCAAGAAGGAGATTTAAGAAATGGTTGGGGGATACCAATGGCAACGGATATCGCATTCGCCTTAGGTTTCCTTGCTTTATTAGGTTCTCGAGTACCTGTCTCCTTGAAAGTCTTTTTAACCGCACTAGCGATTGTGGATGATATCGGAGCTGTTGTTGTGATCGGTCTCTTTTATACTGAGACAATTCATATGATTCCGATTGTATGTGCAGGATTCATATTTATTACATTGATATTTGGGAATTCATTAGGAATCAGAACTCCCTGGTTTTATTTCATTTTTGGAATCTTTTTATGGATCGCTTTTTTAAAGTCAGGCATTCACGCCACTGTATCTGGAGTCCTAGCAGCATTCACGATACCATCCAAATCTCTCGTTGATGGACATCTCTTTGTAAAAGAAGGAAAATCTTTGCTAAACGAATTTGAAAAATCAATCTCTAATGCAAATACAACAAAGAATTCGCAAATCTTACTCACAACAAAACAAGAGTCCGTTGTGTCCACAATGGAAACCGCATGTGAATACATCCTTCCTCCTTTGTTTCGTTTAGAACATTCAATTCTACCTTGGGTTACTTTTGTGATTATGCCAATCTTTGCTTTAGCAAATGCAGGGATCACCATGCAAGGTGACTTTTTTAGTTCATTGTATCATCCTGTAACGTATGGTGTCATAGGTGGACTCTTCTTTGGAAAACCGATCGGGATTTTCATATTTTCCTTTTTTGCTGTAAAACTTGGCATTTCGAAATTACCAGAACATACAAGCTGGAGTCAGGTAATTGGAATCGGGTTTTTTGCAGGGATCGGATTTACAATGTCCATATTTGTTGCAAGTTTAGCTTTCGCAAACGCTAACCATTCATTAACAAATTCTAAAATTGGAATTTTACTCGGATCGTTCATCAGTTTGGTGGTGGGAATGGTTGTGCTCTATTTTCAAAAAAAGAAATAG